A single region of the Elizabethkingia sp. JS20170427COW genome encodes:
- a CDS encoding AMP-binding protein, whose amino-acid sequence MNLDFSKIETSLNILPNNDFEEKVQQFIHDWRSNLTTVTVQTSGSTGTPKILEIEKQRMLHSARKTCDFLNLKPGDTALLCLPVEYISGKMMLVRAFVRQLTIDIVPPSLSPLSQVDHEIDFCAMTPLQVEHSLSQLHWIKNLIIGGAAVSEDLKRKIHNALKDYPTTKIYETYGMSETLSHIGLKKIHPVQENYFQLLEGIEISTDNRNCLKISAPELNPETLQTNDIVEIINKKQFRFVGRADHIINSGGVKISPEELEHLAKKEIAEEIVFLGIPDAELGQKLIAVIELQNLDRKEHLIDIIQHLEFKNKHHRPKEIIFIPNIPRTPNGKVSRLALMKELQNNKI is encoded by the coding sequence ATGAATCTAGATTTTTCTAAAATAGAAACATCTCTCAATATTCTTCCTAACAATGATTTTGAAGAAAAAGTACAACAATTTATCCACGATTGGAGAAGTAATCTTACCACCGTGACAGTGCAAACTTCGGGATCTACGGGGACTCCAAAAATTTTAGAAATAGAAAAACAAAGGATGCTGCATTCCGCTCGTAAAACTTGTGACTTCCTAAATTTAAAACCTGGTGATACCGCCTTACTTTGCTTGCCTGTGGAATATATTTCTGGAAAAATGATGTTGGTAAGAGCTTTTGTACGACAGTTAACAATTGATATTGTACCGCCTAGCCTTAGCCCCTTATCACAAGTGGATCATGAAATAGATTTTTGTGCGATGACTCCCTTACAAGTGGAGCATTCCCTTTCTCAACTCCACTGGATTAAAAACCTCATTATTGGAGGAGCTGCTGTATCCGAAGATTTGAAGCGAAAAATACATAACGCTCTAAAAGATTATCCTACCACAAAAATCTACGAAACTTATGGAATGAGCGAAACTTTATCTCACATTGGTTTAAAAAAAATCCATCCGGTACAAGAAAATTATTTCCAATTATTGGAAGGAATAGAAATCTCTACGGATAATAGAAATTGTCTTAAAATTTCAGCTCCTGAATTAAATCCAGAAACTTTACAGACCAATGATATTGTTGAAATTATCAATAAAAAGCAATTTAGATTTGTCGGTAGGGCTGATCATATCATCAACTCTGGAGGGGTGAAAATTTCTCCTGAAGAGTTAGAACATTTGGCAAAAAAAGAGATAGCCGAAGAAATAGTGTTTCTCGGTATCCCAGATGCAGAGCTTGGGCAAAAATTAATTGCAGTTATTGAGCTTCAGAACCTAGACAGAAAAGAGCATCTTATCGATATTATTCAACATTTAGAATTTAAAAATAAACACCATCGTCCTAAAGAAATAATCTTCATCCCTAATATTCCGAGAACCCCAAATGGAAAAGTTAGTCGATTAGCCTTAATGAAAGAGCTTCAAAATAACAAAATATAA
- the mazG gene encoding nucleoside triphosphate pyrophosphohydrolase, whose protein sequence is MHTKAEKLEAFSKLLEIMDDLREKCPWDKKQNLQSLRPLTIEETYELSDAILKEDLQEIKKEIGDVLLHLVFYSKIGSEKQSFDIADVINSLNEKLIFRHPHIYGDTKAEDEETVKKNWEKLKLKEGNKSILAGVPNGLPPMIKAFRIQDKVKSIGFDFPNTEEAWKKVNEELEEFSTEKDFAKKEIEFGDLLFSLINYSRILKINADTALEKTNQKFIERFKILESLAEKRELTLGEISLEAMDELWEEAKKIQS, encoded by the coding sequence ATGCATACAAAAGCTGAGAAGCTAGAGGCTTTTTCTAAATTACTCGAGATCATGGATGATCTTAGAGAGAAATGTCCATGGGATAAAAAACAAAATTTACAAAGCCTTCGGCCACTTACTATAGAGGAAACTTATGAACTTTCCGATGCTATTTTAAAAGAAGATCTTCAAGAAATTAAAAAGGAAATTGGGGATGTCCTTTTACACTTGGTTTTTTATTCTAAAATAGGTTCGGAAAAACAAAGTTTTGATATTGCAGATGTTATCAACTCTTTAAACGAAAAGCTTATCTTTAGGCATCCTCATATTTATGGCGATACCAAGGCTGAAGATGAAGAAACCGTGAAGAAAAATTGGGAAAAATTAAAACTGAAAGAAGGCAATAAATCCATTCTTGCTGGGGTACCCAATGGGCTACCTCCCATGATAAAAGCCTTTAGAATTCAAGACAAGGTAAAAAGTATTGGTTTTGATTTCCCTAATACCGAGGAAGCTTGGAAGAAAGTAAACGAAGAGCTAGAGGAATTCAGCACTGAAAAAGATTTCGCCAAAAAAGAGATAGAATTTGGTGATCTCCTCTTTTCTTTAATCAATTATAGTAGAATTTTAAAAATAAATGCCGACACCGCCTTAGAAAAGACCAATCAAAAATTTATTGAACGCTTCAAAATCTTAGAAAGCCTTGCCGAAAAGAGAGAATTAACCCTCGGAGAAATTAGCCTAGAAGCCATGGATGAATTATGGGAAGAGGCTAAAAAAATCCAATCTTAA
- a CDS encoding GNAT family N-acetyltransferase — MLQELYFNKLESSEIPAITKMMGDFYAIDHYPFDAELSSANFAKFIQNPEAGQAFIIYNPEKEIIGYIIMAYLFSFEFGGRIAFLDELYLNEKARGKGYGKIAMNFVKDFASEQELKVVFLEIEPHNDRAKQLYFNKGFQEHKRNLMIYKP, encoded by the coding sequence ATGTTACAAGAACTTTATTTCAACAAACTTGAAAGCTCAGAAATCCCTGCTATCACCAAGATGATGGGAGATTTTTACGCAATAGACCATTATCCTTTTGATGCCGAACTATCCAGTGCTAATTTTGCTAAGTTTATCCAAAACCCAGAAGCAGGACAGGCTTTTATCATTTATAATCCAGAGAAAGAAATTATTGGATATATCATCATGGCATATCTTTTTAGCTTTGAATTTGGAGGTAGAATTGCTTTCTTAGACGAACTATATCTCAATGAAAAAGCCAGAGGAAAAGGCTATGGGAAAATTGCTATGAATTTTGTTAAAGACTTTGCTAGCGAACAAGAACTAAAGGTTGTATTCCTAGAAATAGAACCTCATAATGACCGTGCAAAACAGCTTTATTTTAACAAAGGCTTCCAAGAGCACAAGAGGAATCTTATGATTTACAAGCCTTAG
- a CDS encoding VanZ family protein, with the protein MKKYFGLLINLYTIILIYCMFFGFGREPIGYHEPRLYSFDTINRFIYGDYDFFTIYHNLIDNILVFIPYGFLGWLYPSLQSYPKLLISFIGGISLIEFLQWFSQLGFADVDDILLNTTGMTIGFILSKLHQKLMDSSDKISNFILKIIN; encoded by the coding sequence ATGAAGAAATATTTTGGACTATTAATCAACCTATACACCATTATCCTAATTTATTGCATGTTTTTTGGATTTGGAAGAGAGCCTATCGGATATCATGAACCCCGCTTGTACTCTTTTGATACCATTAACAGATTCATCTATGGGGATTACGATTTCTTCACAATTTACCATAACCTTATCGATAACATCTTGGTTTTTATCCCTTATGGATTTTTAGGTTGGCTTTATCCAAGTTTACAATCTTACCCTAAATTGCTAATAAGCTTTATTGGCGGGATTTCATTAATCGAATTCTTACAATGGTTTTCCCAACTAGGCTTTGCTGATGTGGATGATATTTTACTTAACACAACAGGGATGACGATAGGTTTTATACTATCTAAACTTCACCAAAAATTAATGGACAGCTCCGATAAAATCTCCAACTTCATTCTTAAAATTATCAACTAA
- the clpB gene encoding ATP-dependent chaperone ClpB: MNLNQYTVKSQEAIQAAQQVAVEFGNQSIEPQHLLEGIFQVDENISPFLLKKSEADAQLVRERNRELLEKLTKVEGGQIYLSQSANRVLLEAPNLAKKMGDEYVTIEHIWLALLEVSSPVSQMLKDMGVTKKMLEAAIQELRKGSKATSASSEETYQSLNKYAKNFNELAAEGKLDPVIGRDEEIRRVLQILSRRTKNNPILIGEPGVGKTAIAEGIAHRIISGDVPENLMDKTLYSLDMGALVAGAKYKGEFEERLKSVVNEVTKSDGQIILFIDEIHTLVGAGGGEGAMDAANILKPALARGELRAVGATTLNEYQKYFEKDKALERRFQKVMVEEPDTEAAISILRGVKDKYEAHHKVRIKDEAIIAAVEMSQRYISDRFLPDKAIDLIDEASAKLRMEINSKPEELDVLDRKIMQMEIELAAISREDNQVKIENLKEDLAKLNEERSIINAKWLKEKQKSEDLTQIKKDIEALKLEAEKASRSGDYAKVAEIQYGRLLEKENQLKALELEMQNHQNELIKEEVTAENISEVIAKWTGIPVTKLLQSEREKLLHLEEELHKRVVGQEEAIEAVADAIRRNRAGLSDEKKPIGSFLFLGTTGVGKTELAKALAEFLFDDENNMTRIDMSEYQERHSVSRLVGAPPGYVGYDEGGQLTEAVRRRPYSVVLLDEIEKAHPDVFNTLLQVLDDGRLTDNKGRVVNFKNSIIIMTSNLGSHLIQENFENLNEDNKDEIVEATKTQVFDLLKQSLRPEFINRIDEVVLFQPLSKSEIGKIVQYQLRGFNHLLEKRNIMLTATQDAIDYLMNKGYDPAFGARPLKRVIQQEVLNQLSKEILAGKINDGDKITLDYFAESGLIFRPTE, encoded by the coding sequence ATGAATCTTAATCAATATACCGTAAAATCACAAGAAGCCATTCAAGCAGCACAGCAAGTTGCTGTAGAATTTGGCAACCAAAGTATTGAACCACAACATTTACTAGAAGGTATCTTCCAAGTAGATGAAAATATTTCACCTTTTCTTTTAAAAAAATCAGAAGCAGATGCTCAGTTGGTAAGGGAGAGAAACCGAGAGCTTTTGGAAAAATTAACCAAAGTGGAAGGGGGACAAATTTACTTATCTCAATCAGCGAATAGAGTTTTATTAGAAGCTCCTAATTTGGCTAAAAAAATGGGAGATGAGTATGTAACTATTGAACATATTTGGTTGGCATTATTAGAGGTGAGCTCCCCTGTATCTCAAATGTTGAAAGATATGGGAGTTACTAAAAAAATGTTAGAAGCTGCTATTCAAGAATTGAGAAAAGGTAGTAAAGCAACTTCTGCAAGTTCCGAAGAAACTTATCAAAGCCTTAATAAATATGCTAAAAACTTTAATGAACTAGCGGCAGAAGGAAAATTAGACCCCGTTATTGGAAGAGATGAAGAAATCCGAAGAGTACTCCAAATCCTTTCTAGAAGAACTAAAAATAATCCAATCTTAATTGGGGAACCTGGTGTAGGTAAAACAGCTATTGCAGAAGGTATTGCCCATCGTATCATTAGTGGAGATGTTCCCGAAAACTTAATGGATAAAACCTTATATTCCTTAGATATGGGAGCTTTGGTTGCGGGTGCTAAATACAAAGGTGAGTTTGAGGAAAGGTTAAAATCTGTAGTAAATGAGGTAACCAAATCCGACGGACAAATTATCTTGTTTATTGATGAAATCCACACCCTTGTAGGGGCTGGTGGTGGAGAAGGCGCAATGGATGCTGCAAATATTTTGAAACCAGCCTTAGCAAGAGGAGAGTTAAGAGCCGTGGGAGCTACTACTCTTAATGAATATCAAAAATATTTTGAGAAAGATAAGGCTCTAGAAAGGCGTTTCCAAAAGGTGATGGTGGAAGAGCCTGATACCGAAGCTGCTATTTCCATCCTAAGAGGGGTGAAAGATAAATATGAGGCTCACCATAAAGTAAGAATTAAAGATGAAGCGATTATTGCTGCTGTAGAGATGTCTCAGCGTTATATTTCCGATCGTTTTTTACCAGATAAAGCAATAGACCTTATTGATGAGGCTTCTGCGAAACTAAGAATGGAAATTAATTCTAAACCTGAAGAATTAGATGTCTTGGATAGAAAAATCATGCAGATGGAAATAGAGCTAGCAGCCATTTCTAGAGAAGATAATCAGGTGAAAATAGAGAACTTAAAAGAAGATTTGGCGAAGTTAAATGAGGAGAGAAGTATCATCAATGCAAAATGGTTAAAGGAAAAACAGAAATCCGAAGACCTTACTCAAATCAAAAAAGATATTGAGGCTTTGAAATTAGAAGCTGAAAAAGCTTCTAGAAGTGGAGATTATGCAAAGGTTGCCGAGATACAATATGGAAGACTTTTGGAAAAAGAAAATCAGCTGAAGGCTTTGGAGTTGGAAATGCAAAATCACCAAAACGAACTAATAAAAGAAGAAGTTACCGCCGAAAATATTTCTGAAGTTATCGCCAAATGGACAGGAATTCCAGTAACCAAACTCTTACAATCTGAGCGAGAAAAACTTCTACATTTGGAAGAAGAGCTACATAAGAGAGTAGTGGGACAAGAGGAAGCTATAGAAGCTGTGGCGGATGCCATCCGTAGGAATCGTGCAGGGTTGAGCGATGAGAAAAAACCAATAGGATCTTTCCTATTTCTAGGAACAACAGGTGTAGGGAAAACCGAGTTGGCAAAAGCTTTAGCAGAATTTCTTTTTGATGATGAAAACAACATGACCCGTATTGATATGAGTGAATATCAAGAAAGACATAGTGTTTCTCGTTTGGTAGGAGCGCCTCCAGGATATGTAGGGTATGATGAGGGAGGACAGCTTACCGAAGCTGTAAGGAGAAGGCCTTATTCTGTAGTCCTTTTAGATGAAATTGAAAAAGCTCATCCAGATGTTTTCAACACTCTCCTCCAGGTGTTGGATGATGGTAGGCTTACAGATAATAAGGGTAGAGTAGTTAACTTTAAAAATTCTATTATTATCATGACTTCCAATTTAGGATCTCATTTGATTCAGGAGAATTTTGAAAACCTAAATGAAGATAATAAAGATGAAATTGTAGAAGCAACCAAAACTCAAGTTTTTGATTTATTGAAACAGAGTCTTCGTCCTGAATTTATTAATAGAATTGATGAGGTAGTACTCTTCCAGCCTTTAAGCAAATCCGAAATTGGAAAAATTGTTCAATACCAACTTCGTGGATTCAACCATCTTTTGGAAAAAAGAAACATCATGCTTACTGCCACTCAGGATGCTATAGATTATTTGATGAATAAAGGCTATGATCCAGCTTTTGGAGCCAGACCTTTGAAGAGAGTTATTCAGCAAGAAGTGCTTAACCAACTTTCTAAAGAAATCTTAGCTGGAAAAATAAATGATGGAGACAAGATAACTTTAGATTACTTTGCAGAAAGTGGCTTAATCTTTAGACCTACAGAATAA
- a CDS encoding TetR/AcrR family transcriptional regulator, which produces MKNLKERQQEILEAAIELFKEKGFVGASMRDLAAKLDIKAASLYAHIQSKEELLEWICFGIAEDFFNHLKTVEAAPLKASEKLNFFIESHLQVVLANPDITDIYSHEWKHLGGSLNHFISLRKKYQLKVEALLESIFHELHKPSTSIKFTTKFLLHTLNNSFYWENFEEKTPDEMICEIKHKVLYGLLG; this is translated from the coding sequence ATGAAAAATCTTAAAGAAAGACAACAAGAAATACTAGAAGCTGCTATTGAACTTTTTAAAGAAAAAGGGTTTGTTGGCGCTTCTATGAGAGACTTAGCGGCTAAGCTAGACATTAAAGCAGCCTCTCTCTATGCCCATATCCAATCTAAGGAAGAGCTCTTGGAATGGATTTGTTTTGGTATTGCGGAAGATTTTTTCAATCATCTAAAAACAGTGGAAGCAGCTCCTCTAAAAGCTTCTGAAAAACTAAACTTCTTTATTGAAAGTCACCTACAAGTAGTGTTAGCCAACCCTGACATTACCGATATCTACTCGCATGAGTGGAAGCATCTTGGCGGGTCTCTCAACCATTTTATTTCTTTAAGAAAAAAATACCAACTAAAAGTAGAAGCCCTTTTAGAATCTATTTTTCATGAACTTCACAAACCTTCCACTTCTATAAAGTTTACTACAAAATTTTTATTACACACCCTCAACAACTCTTTCTATTGGGAAAATTTTGAAGAGAAAACACCCGATGAAATGATTTGCGAAATCAAACACAAAGTGCTCTATGGCCTTTTAGGATAA
- a CDS encoding sulfite exporter TauE/SafE family protein produces MSMTGFIASIFIGISLGLIGGGGSILTVPTLVYLFNISPLQATAYSLFIVGITSMIGSLSYFKKGLIHLKSSIIFGIPSIIAVFLTRSYLLPAIPLKIFSIGDFVATKDMLLLLFFAVLMIAASYSMIKRKQVPISEIQFNYPLILFQGIFIGVITGLIGAGGGFLMIPALVNLLKLPMKTAVGTSLLLISLNSLTGFVFSVPYLSIQWDFLLSITFIAIVGILIGSFLSTKIKGEKLKPIFGWFVLVMGIYIILKETLLS; encoded by the coding sequence ATATCAATGACAGGATTTATAGCATCTATCTTTATCGGAATATCCTTAGGCCTTATCGGAGGAGGGGGAAGCATCCTCACCGTCCCCACGTTGGTTTACCTTTTCAACATAAGCCCACTACAAGCCACTGCTTATTCCCTATTTATTGTCGGCATTACCAGCATGATAGGTTCTCTATCTTATTTTAAAAAAGGACTTATACACCTAAAATCTTCTATCATTTTTGGGATACCCTCCATCATTGCAGTATTCCTTACCAGAAGTTACCTTCTACCTGCTATTCCATTAAAAATCTTTAGTATTGGGGATTTTGTTGCCACCAAGGATATGCTCCTACTTCTATTTTTTGCAGTATTAATGATTGCTGCTTCTTATAGTATGATTAAAAGAAAGCAAGTCCCAATTTCCGAAATTCAATTTAATTATCCCTTAATTTTATTCCAAGGGATTTTTATTGGAGTCATCACTGGTTTAATTGGAGCTGGCGGTGGATTCTTAATGATTCCTGCATTGGTAAATTTACTCAAACTACCCATGAAGACCGCAGTAGGAACATCTCTACTCCTAATATCCCTCAATTCTTTAACAGGATTTGTGTTTTCAGTTCCATACCTTTCTATACAATGGGATTTTTTATTAAGCATCACCTTTATTGCCATCGTAGGAATACTTATTGGTAGTTTTCTTTCTACAAAAATAAAAGGTGAAAAATTAAAACCTATTTTTGGATGGTTCGTGCTCGTAATGGGAATTTACATCATCTTAAAAGAAACCTTACTCTCTTAA
- a CDS encoding rhodanese-like domain-containing protein produces MKIEQIYTGCLAQGAYYITSNGEAAIIDPLRETQPYIDRLKKDGVQLKYIFETHFHADFVSGHLDLSKRTGAPIIYGETATPEFDAIIANDNQIFEVGNIKIKVLHTPGHTLESSCFLLIDETGKETALFSGDTLFLGDVGRPDLAQKTASMTQEELAGLLYDSLYYKILPLPDDITVYPAHGAGSACGKNMMKETVDSLGNQKKMNYALNQPNKGAFIKAVTEGLLPPPAYFGMNVAMNKKGYHSFDNVLSQGLKPLTPEEFEATAENTAALILDTRDHQHFAKGFIPQSINIGLNGDFAPWVGAMVIDVKQPILLITDNGKEEEAITRLSRVGFDNILGYLADGLEAWINAGKETDNVHRITAEQFASEVQIGKSMIVDVRKESEYTAEHIEEAYSKPLAYINNWIKDLHPKEHFYLHCAGGYRSMIAASILQARGYRNFTEIEGGFNAIAATDVPKSDFVCPSKTTH; encoded by the coding sequence ATGAAAATAGAACAAATTTACACAGGATGCTTAGCACAAGGTGCATATTACATTACTTCCAATGGCGAAGCTGCTATTATCGATCCTTTACGAGAAACCCAACCTTATATCGACCGACTAAAAAAAGATGGAGTACAACTCAAATATATTTTTGAAACTCACTTTCATGCGGATTTTGTAAGCGGTCATCTCGATTTAAGTAAAAGAACAGGAGCACCCATTATTTACGGAGAAACAGCAACACCTGAATTTGATGCAATTATTGCCAACGACAATCAAATTTTTGAAGTAGGAAATATCAAAATAAAAGTACTACATACCCCTGGACATACCTTGGAAAGTTCTTGTTTCCTACTAATTGATGAAACAGGTAAGGAAACAGCCCTATTCAGTGGTGATACGCTTTTCCTTGGCGACGTGGGAAGACCTGACCTCGCGCAAAAAACTGCTAGCATGACCCAAGAAGAATTAGCGGGACTCCTTTATGATAGTTTGTATTACAAAATATTACCTTTACCTGATGATATCACCGTTTATCCAGCCCACGGAGCAGGTTCCGCTTGTGGAAAAAACATGATGAAAGAAACCGTAGACAGTTTAGGCAACCAAAAAAAGATGAATTATGCTTTAAACCAGCCCAATAAAGGAGCTTTTATAAAAGCCGTTACTGAAGGATTACTTCCTCCTCCCGCTTATTTTGGGATGAATGTAGCGATGAATAAAAAAGGCTACCACAGCTTTGATAATGTACTCAGCCAAGGTTTAAAACCGCTTACCCCTGAAGAATTTGAAGCCACCGCTGAAAATACAGCCGCTTTAATTTTAGATACTCGAGATCATCAACACTTTGCAAAAGGCTTTATTCCACAATCGATAAATATTGGCCTTAATGGTGATTTTGCTCCTTGGGTAGGAGCTATGGTTATTGATGTAAAGCAACCCATCTTATTGATTACCGATAACGGAAAGGAGGAAGAAGCTATTACAAGGCTCAGCCGTGTAGGTTTCGATAATATATTAGGTTACCTTGCCGATGGCTTAGAAGCTTGGATAAATGCAGGAAAAGAAACCGACAATGTTCATCGTATTACTGCCGAACAATTTGCTTCTGAGGTGCAAATTGGCAAGAGTATGATTGTCGATGTTCGCAAAGAAAGTGAATATACTGCTGAACATATTGAAGAAGCTTATAGCAAGCCCTTGGCATATATCAACAATTGGATTAAAGACCTTCACCCAAAAGAGCATTTCTATTTACATTGTGCTGGCGGTTACCGAAGTATGATTGCAGCAAGTATTTTACAAGCTAGAGGATACCGAAATTTCACTGAAATAGAAGGGGGGTTCAACGCCATTGCGGCTACCGACGTTCCTAAAAGTGATTTTGTATGCCCAAGTAAAACAACTCATTAA
- a CDS encoding YeeE/YedE family protein: MLEFLKQPWPWYIAGPLIGLTVPALLILGNKTFGISSSLRHICASCMPAKIPFFQYNWKKESWNLFFVIGIFLGGIIAHLFLSNPNPIEVNPKLVAELSEYGIHNYDSLVPEDLISWESLFTLRGFFTIVVGGFLVGFGTRYAGGCTSGHSIMGLSNLQIPSLIATISFMIGGFLMANIILPYILSL, from the coding sequence ATGTTAGAATTTTTGAAACAACCCTGGCCTTGGTACATCGCTGGTCCTTTAATAGGGTTAACAGTTCCTGCTCTGCTGATATTAGGTAACAAAACCTTTGGAATCAGCTCTTCCTTACGACATATTTGCGCATCTTGCATGCCTGCTAAAATCCCATTTTTTCAATACAACTGGAAGAAGGAAAGCTGGAACCTCTTCTTTGTAATCGGCATATTTTTAGGAGGGATTATCGCTCACCTATTTTTGTCCAACCCAAATCCTATAGAAGTCAACCCTAAATTGGTGGCTGAACTTTCCGAATACGGAATTCACAATTACGACAGCCTAGTTCCAGAAGACCTTATCAGCTGGGAGTCTTTATTCACCTTAAGAGGGTTCTTCACCATCGTTGTAGGAGGCTTCCTTGTTGGTTTCGGAACACGATATGCGGGAGGATGCACCAGCGGACATTCGATTATGGGACTCTCTAATTTACAAATTCCCTCGTTGATTGCCACCATTAGCTTTATGATTGGAGGCTTCCTGATGGCGAATATCATCTTACCTTATATCCTATCCTTATAA
- a CDS encoding DUF6691 family protein has translation MCVNESQLNSPWYHLLKYLLVGIIFGILFVKAEVISWFRIQEMFRLQSFHMYGIIGSAVLVGMLSVYLIKKFNIKTIHGEAIHIPNKTFNKGQIYGGLIFGLGWAITGACPGPLFAQIGTGASVVAVTLLSAIAGTWVYGYFREKLPH, from the coding sequence ATGTGCGTTAATGAAAGTCAACTAAATTCTCCTTGGTATCATTTACTGAAATATTTATTGGTAGGAATAATCTTCGGAATCCTCTTCGTAAAAGCTGAAGTCATCAGCTGGTTTAGAATTCAGGAAATGTTCCGCTTACAATCTTTCCATATGTACGGAATTATCGGTAGTGCAGTACTTGTAGGAATGCTTTCGGTTTATCTTATCAAAAAATTCAATATCAAAACCATACATGGAGAAGCTATCCATATTCCAAATAAAACCTTCAACAAAGGGCAAATCTATGGAGGTTTAATTTTTGGCCTAGGCTGGGCTATTACAGGAGCTTGTCCAGGTCCTCTTTTCGCACAAATTGGAACTGGAGCAAGTGTGGTAGCCGTTACTCTATTAAGTGCTATTGCTGGGACTTGGGTATATGGCTATTTTAGAGAAAAGCTTCCTCATTAA
- a CDS encoding S8 family serine peptidase, which translates to MKKLILSLGLLAVGNFATAQQAAKVDSTFLKNWMHSDFTETGVYGVNTLKAKEFLKEKHRKAHPLIVGVLDSGVEYFHEDLKNNMWVNPKEKKDNGKDNDRNGYINDIHGWNFVTDKNGKSYAADTHEITRQYKKLSDYFQKNATSSNPELYKKYLQLKKDYFGTITKYQLNAEIAKARINYISPRLQALNTAFGDQPLSKQLVDNFTSDNSLALEGLFIFKELKDSDWQNKKISDVTEQYQKKLNAALEYNEKNLKYAYNPSYNPQEGIGKTYGSNDVKGLADEHGTHVSGIIAAEWGNDKGMMGTGGGNNIKIMGVRVVPDGDERDQDVANGIRYAVDNGAKILNMSFGKAYDDNHQLVKDAFKYAESKNVLIVKAAGNDNMDVDVTPKYPLTLINGEQFSPTTITVGASTRHANQLRARFSNWGKKAVDVFGPGTEIYATYPGGNQYRFLQGTSMASPAVAGVAALVWSHYPKLSAKDIKNILVETVNKNDQLKDISVSGGVVDAYKAVQKAEEIYKARKLK; encoded by the coding sequence ATGAAGAAACTTATTTTATCCTTAGGATTATTAGCTGTAGGAAATTTTGCTACTGCACAACAAGCTGCAAAAGTAGATTCAACTTTTCTTAAAAACTGGATGCACAGCGATTTTACCGAAACGGGTGTATATGGTGTAAATACTTTAAAAGCTAAAGAATTTTTAAAAGAAAAACACCGAAAAGCCCATCCTCTTATCGTAGGAGTACTCGATAGCGGTGTGGAGTATTTCCATGAGGATTTGAAAAATAACATGTGGGTAAATCCAAAAGAGAAAAAAGATAATGGCAAAGACAATGATAGAAATGGATATATTAATGATATCCACGGATGGAATTTTGTTACCGATAAAAATGGAAAAAGCTATGCTGCCGACACCCATGAAATTACCCGACAGTATAAAAAGTTAAGCGACTATTTCCAAAAAAATGCAACCAGCAGTAACCCTGAACTGTATAAGAAATACCTTCAACTTAAAAAAGATTATTTTGGTACCATTACCAAATACCAACTGAATGCTGAAATTGCAAAAGCAAGAATCAACTATATATCTCCTAGATTACAAGCACTTAACACTGCTTTTGGAGACCAACCTCTAAGCAAACAATTGGTAGATAATTTCACTTCGGATAACAGCCTTGCTTTAGAAGGTCTTTTCATCTTTAAAGAATTAAAAGATAGCGATTGGCAAAATAAAAAAATAAGTGATGTTACAGAACAGTACCAAAAGAAATTAAATGCAGCTTTAGAATACAATGAGAAAAACCTAAAGTACGCATATAACCCTTCTTATAACCCTCAGGAGGGTATTGGAAAAACCTACGGAAGCAATGATGTAAAAGGTCTTGCAGACGAACACGGGACTCACGTTTCTGGTATTATTGCTGCTGAATGGGGCAATGATAAAGGAATGATGGGTACTGGAGGTGGAAACAATATCAAAATTATGGGAGTAAGAGTGGTTCCTGATGGAGATGAAAGAGACCAAGATGTTGCCAATGGTATCCGATATGCTGTTGATAACGGTGCTAAAATCCTCAACATGTCTTTTGGGAAAGCTTATGATGATAACCACCAATTGGTAAAAGATGCTTTTAAATATGCTGAATCTAAAAATGTACTCATCGTAAAAGCTGCAGGTAATGACAATATGGATGTAGATGTTACTCCTAAATATCCATTAACCCTCATCAATGGTGAACAATTTAGCCCAACTACTATTACCGTAGGAGCTAGTACAAGACATGCTAATCAGCTAAGAGCTCGTTTTTCTAACTGGGGTAAAAAAGCGGTAGATGTTTTTGGGCCTGGTACTGAGATTTACGCTACTTATCCTGGTGGAAACCAATATCGCTTTTTACAAGGAACTTCTATGGCATCTCCTGCCGTAGCTGGTGTTGCTGCTTTGGTGTGGTCTCATTATCCTAAACTTTCAGCAAAAGATATCAAAAATATCTTAGTAGAAACGGTAAATAAAAATGACCAATTAAAAGATATTTCTGTTTCTGGGGGTGTTGTAGATGCTTACAAAGCTGTACAAAAAGCTGAAGAAATTTATAAAGCTAGAAAGTTGAAATAA